The Methanocaldococcus sp. DNA segment AAATATGTGGTAAAGAGGCAGAAATCTTTTTATTTGGAAGATTTTTATGTAAAAATGAGAAATGTATTGAAGAGGCAAGAAAATTAAGTATGGCAAGGCATAAGTTTAGAGTTGTTGCTGTTGGCTCTCTAAATCCAGTGAAAATTGAGGCAGTTAAAGAAGGTTTTGAAAAAGTTTTGGGAACTGTGGAAGTTATAGGTGTTGATGTAGAAAATAATGTCTCATCCCATCCCATAGGATTGGAAGAAACTTATAAAGGGGCATTAAATAGGGCAAAGAATGCCTTTAATAAAGTTCAATGCTCTTATGGAGTAGGAATTGAGGCAGGGTTAATAAATGTTGGAGGGCATTATGTAGATATACATATATGTGTAGTTTATGATGGAATAAAAGAAACTGTTGGAATGTCTCAAGGATTTGAATATCCTAAAATTGTGTCTGAAAATATATTAAAAGAAATTGAAGGCGGAAAAATTGCTGAAAAATTGACAGGAATTAAAGACATTGGGAAAAATGTTGGATTGATTGGCTATTTAACTGATAACCATATAACAAGAAAAGATTTATGTATAGAGAGTGTGATAATGGCGTTAATCCCAAGGATGATGAAAAATAGAGATCTTTTTTAGATTATTTTTTCTCTAAGGATAACTAATGAGTTATTTTTAATCTTATTTTCATCAAATTTATCAATATACTTTCCATCTAAATATTTATTCAATTCTTTTCCAATTTCTCCAACGAATATATAATTACAATTAAAGTTTTTTAATACTTCAACAAGTTTTTTTATATCTATTTCTTCACAAACTATTCCAAAATCTCCTCCAATATAAACATCTCCTTCAAAAATCATTAAAAAGTCTCTTATTGCATAATAAATAGATTTCAAATCTAAACCCGGATTTATATTTTTAACTAAAACTTTATTGTTAATTTCTTCCACATACATTCTATTTTTTATAACAAAAGAATCTAATCTACCTTTTATTTCTTCTATGTTTAGCAAATTTTTGCAAATCTCAATGGCAAATAATGAATTTTCAATAAAATGCAATCCAAATATTTTCTTATTAAATTTAAATGTT contains these protein-coding regions:
- the yjjX gene encoding inosine/xanthosine triphosphatase — protein: MNLKNKKCEICGKEAEIFLFGRFLCKNEKCIEEARKLSMARHKFRVVAVGSLNPVKIEAVKEGFEKVLGTVEVIGVDVENNVSSHPIGLEETYKGALNRAKNAFNKVQCSYGVGIEAGLINVGGHYVDIHICVVYDGIKETVGMSQGFEYPKIVSENILKEIEGGKIAEKLTGIKDIGKNVGLIGYLTDNHITRKDLCIESVIMALIPRMMKNRDLF